The following coding sequences lie in one Acidobacteriota bacterium genomic window:
- a CDS encoding alginate export family protein → MKCVKLTALITLMFCCLVPVAAEDSETKNHKNLAEALKDGSFSIGLTWRLEDVSDDAAPMDAFASKLRTAARYNSGQFRWFSVKVEFEDVTDLGARLKHDNGGAGSLSNGVVGRPKIVDPEVTEVQQASLSYHGLHDTTVTVGRQEFGLGNQRFIGPVGWRMNHQSYDGVRIDQSSIPRTDLTYVYLDRANAITGAGRGMGSHLLQVKIDTDDWGTVSPYWFDVDFDDMASAGQSTSTFGASWDGAIRTGEWKLPFRVELAQQQESGDNPASVDAGYRHLMIGAKRENWSIAIGQEVLEGNAVDGAFTTPLATLHAFNGWADKFLGTPGNGLEDLYLSVGYTLDALTTKLIFHDFSAESAGPDHGSEIDGVVSYKSSWGQVFAVKFALFSADNASPLTDADKLWFFTSYRF, encoded by the coding sequence CGCCGAGGACAGCGAGACGAAGAACCACAAGAATCTGGCGGAGGCCCTGAAGGACGGATCGTTCTCGATCGGTCTGACCTGGCGGCTCGAGGACGTCTCGGATGACGCGGCGCCGATGGATGCTTTCGCATCGAAACTGAGAACCGCCGCCCGCTACAACTCCGGTCAGTTTCGTTGGTTCTCGGTCAAGGTCGAATTCGAGGATGTCACCGATCTGGGTGCGCGGTTGAAACATGACAACGGTGGCGCCGGCAGCCTGAGCAACGGCGTCGTTGGCCGCCCGAAGATCGTCGATCCGGAGGTGACGGAAGTCCAGCAGGCCAGCCTCTCCTATCACGGCTTGCATGATACGACCGTGACCGTCGGCCGTCAGGAGTTCGGCCTCGGCAACCAACGATTCATCGGCCCTGTCGGCTGGCGCATGAATCACCAGTCCTATGACGGGGTTCGGATCGATCAGTCCTCGATACCGCGGACGGACCTCACCTACGTCTATCTCGATCGAGCCAACGCGATCACGGGTGCCGGACGCGGGATGGGAAGCCATCTCCTGCAGGTGAAGATCGACACCGACGACTGGGGCACGGTCTCCCCCTACTGGTTTGACGTGGACTTCGACGACATGGCAAGCGCCGGCCAGTCGACCTCGACGTTCGGGGCTAGCTGGGATGGGGCCATCAGGACCGGAGAATGGAAGCTGCCCTTCCGCGTCGAGCTAGCCCAGCAACAGGAGTCCGGCGATAACCCCGCGTCGGTCGATGCCGGTTATCGACACCTGATGATCGGTGCCAAACGTGAAAACTGGTCGATCGCGATTGGCCAGGAGGTTCTAGAGGGCAATGCGGTCGATGGTGCCTTCACGACGCCGCTTGCGACCCTGCATGCGTTCAACGGCTGGGCCGACAAGTTTCTTGGAACGCCCGGCAACGGACTGGAAGACCTTTACCTGTCTGTCGGCTATACGCTTGACGCGCTGACGACCAAGCTGATCTTCCATGACTTCTCGGCGGAATCTGCGGGACCCGACCATGGATCCGAGATCGACGGCGTCGTTTCCTACAAGTCGTCGTGGGGACAGGTGTTTGCGGTCAAGTTCGCGCTGTTCAGCGCCGACAACGCCAGCCCGCTGACGGATGCCGACAAACTCTGGTTCTTTACGTCCTATCGTTTCTGA
- a CDS encoding pyridoxamine 5'-phosphate oxidase family protein: MSERYPSDVAFTSTVKSIQERKGSRQSYARMEENAGWQTTITPDLAEFLAVRDSIYLATANAEGQPYIQHRGGKVGFVKVLDEKTLGLADFIGNRQYISQGNLIENPKACIFAMDYPNRRRIKIWGTARIVEGDDQLLERLTDQDYKGRPEQAICFDIVAWDINCPQHITPRFTEAEVTELVAPLHARIAELEAQLTRIRNDRT; the protein is encoded by the coding sequence GTGAGTGAGCGTTATCCAAGTGACGTGGCCTTCACGTCGACGGTCAAGTCGATCCAGGAGCGCAAGGGCTCACGACAGAGCTACGCGCGAATGGAAGAGAACGCCGGTTGGCAGACGACGATCACGCCGGATCTTGCGGAGTTCCTGGCAGTCCGGGATTCGATCTATCTGGCGACGGCCAACGCCGAGGGACAACCCTACATCCAGCATCGCGGTGGCAAGGTCGGGTTCGTCAAGGTCCTGGACGAGAAGACTCTGGGGCTGGCCGACTTCATCGGCAACCGTCAATACATAAGCCAGGGCAACCTGATCGAGAACCCGAAGGCCTGCATCTTTGCGATGGACTATCCCAATCGTCGTCGCATCAAGATCTGGGGTACGGCGCGGATCGTCGAGGGTGACGATCAGTTACTGGAACGGTTGACCGACCAGGACTACAAGGGCCGTCCCGAGCAGGCGATCTGCTTCGATATCGTCGCGTGGGACATCAACTGCCCGCAGCACATCACGCCCCGATTTACCGAGGCGGAAGTGACGGAGTTGGTTGCACCGCTTCACGCACGCATCGCGGAACTGGAGGCTCAACTCACTCGAATCAGAAACGATAGGACGTAA
- a CDS encoding DoxX family protein, whose product MPRGFKIPVIIVSVLLGLWFLLAGAQKFMARAAFETMFSDLGLPLAMVPLIGILEVIGAILVFIPRTALFGAGLIFVVMLGAVASHLISGSGSPVPALIALLMAGFVGSLRFRALRYN is encoded by the coding sequence ATGCCCCGTGGTTTCAAGATTCCCGTGATCATCGTCAGTGTCCTTCTCGGGCTCTGGTTTCTGTTGGCGGGCGCGCAAAAATTCATGGCCCGTGCGGCCTTCGAGACGATGTTCAGCGATCTGGGGCTGCCGTTGGCGATGGTGCCGTTGATCGGCATTCTGGAGGTCATCGGCGCGATCCTCGTTTTCATTCCGCGGACGGCACTCTTCGGCGCAGGTCTGATCTTCGTCGTCATGTTGGGGGCCGTCGCGAGCCATCTGATCAGCGGTTCCGGGTCTCCCGTGCCTGCACTGATCGCGTTATTGATGGCGGGCTTTGTCGGAAGTCTGAGGTTTCGCGCGCTGCGATACAATTAG